The following proteins are co-located in the Pseudomonas synxantha genome:
- the ftsY gene encoding signal recognition particle-docking protein FtsY, translating to MFGSNDDKKSPAAAGEKKGLFGWLRKKPQETVVEQPQVQPEPVPEPLVEAEPVADTPAPVVLPMAEPVLQPVVEVEPEPEPEHKPWPQLPVAEEPVALVEDVQAEHVAPPIPVVIEPQPVVVEAPVEPAPVQIAAPAVIEEPTVPAETSKTGFFARLKQGLSKTSASIGEGMASLFLGKKVIDDELLEDIETRLLTADVGVEATAVIIQSLTQKVARKQLTDADALYKSLQAELAAMLKPVEAPLVITPNKPFVILVVGVNGAGKTTTIGKLAKKLQGEGKKVMLAAGDTFRAAAVEQLQVWGERNKIPVIAQHTGADSASVIFDAVQAAKARNIDVLIADTAGRLHTKDNLMEELKKVRRVISKLDADAPHEVLLVLDAGTGQNAISQAKQFNQTVQLTGLALTKLDGTAKGGVIFALAKQFGLPIRYIGVGEGIDDLRTFEAEPFVQALFAERERS from the coding sequence ATGTTTGGTTCCAACGACGACAAGAAGAGCCCAGCTGCGGCTGGCGAGAAAAAAGGCCTGTTCGGATGGCTGCGCAAAAAGCCGCAGGAAACCGTCGTCGAACAGCCGCAGGTTCAACCCGAGCCCGTTCCTGAGCCTTTAGTAGAAGCCGAACCGGTTGCCGATACCCCGGCGCCGGTGGTGTTGCCGATGGCCGAGCCGGTATTGCAGCCCGTGGTCGAGGTAGAGCCCGAGCCTGAACCCGAGCACAAACCGTGGCCGCAATTGCCGGTGGCCGAAGAGCCTGTAGCACTGGTTGAAGATGTGCAGGCCGAGCATGTGGCTCCGCCGATCCCGGTGGTTATAGAGCCGCAGCCGGTGGTTGTCGAAGCACCGGTCGAGCCTGCGCCCGTGCAGATTGCCGCTCCCGCTGTGATCGAAGAGCCAACCGTCCCTGCCGAAACCAGCAAGACCGGGTTCTTCGCCCGCCTCAAGCAGGGCTTGAGCAAGACCAGTGCCAGCATCGGCGAGGGCATGGCCAGCCTGTTCCTGGGCAAGAAGGTCATTGATGATGAGCTTCTGGAAGACATCGAGACCCGCCTGCTCACCGCCGACGTGGGCGTCGAAGCCACCGCCGTGATCATCCAGAGCCTGACCCAGAAGGTCGCACGCAAGCAGTTGACCGACGCCGATGCCCTGTACAAATCCTTGCAGGCCGAACTGGCGGCGATGCTCAAGCCGGTGGAAGCGCCGCTGGTGATTACGCCGAACAAGCCGTTCGTGATCCTGGTGGTCGGCGTCAATGGCGCCGGCAAGACCACTACCATCGGCAAGCTGGCCAAGAAGCTGCAGGGCGAGGGCAAGAAAGTCATGCTCGCCGCCGGTGACACCTTCCGTGCCGCCGCCGTCGAGCAGCTGCAAGTATGGGGCGAGCGCAACAAGATTCCGGTGATCGCCCAGCACACCGGCGCCGATTCCGCCTCGGTGATCTTCGATGCCGTGCAAGCGGCCAAGGCCCGTAATATCGACGTGCTGATCGCCGATACCGCAGGTCGCCTGCACACCAAAGACAATCTGATGGAAGAGCTGAAGAAAGTCCGCCGTGTCATCAGCAAGCTCGACGCCGACGCGCCGCACGAAGTCTTGCTGGTGCTCGACGCCGGCACTGGCCAAAACGCCATCAGCCAGGCCAAGCAATTCAACCAGACGGTGCAACTGACCGGCCTGGCATTGACTAAGCTCGACGGCACGGCCAAGGGCGGTGTGATTTTCGCCCTGGCTAAACAGTTCGGGTTGCCGATTCGTTATATCGGTGTCGGTGAAGGCATCGATGACTTGCGCACTTTTGAAGCCGAACCCTTTGTACAGGCACTGTTTGCCGAGCGGGAGCGTTCATGA
- the rpoH gene encoding RNA polymerase sigma factor RpoH — MTTSLQPAYALVPGANLEAYVHTVNSIPLLTPEQERELAESLYYEQDLGAARQMVLAHLRFVVHIARSYSGYGLAQADLIQEGNVGLMKAVKRFNPEMGVRLVSFAVHWIKAEIHEFILRNWRIVKVATTKAQRKLFFNLRSQKKRLAWLNNEEVHRVAESLGVEPREVREMESRLTGHDMAFDPAAEADDDSAFQSPANYLEDHRYDPARQLEDADWSDNSNHNLHEALEVLDDRSRDILYQRWLAEEKATLHDLAQKYNVSAERIRQLEKSAMNKLKLSIAA, encoded by the coding sequence ATGACCACTTCTTTGCAACCTGCTTATGCCTTGGTCCCGGGTGCGAACCTGGAGGCTTATGTGCACACGGTCAACAGCATTCCATTGCTGACGCCTGAGCAGGAGCGTGAACTGGCCGAGAGTCTCTACTATGAGCAGGATTTGGGGGCGGCTCGGCAGATGGTGCTCGCCCACCTGCGTTTTGTCGTACATATCGCCCGTAGCTATAGCGGCTACGGCCTGGCCCAGGCTGACCTGATTCAGGAAGGCAATGTCGGCCTGATGAAGGCTGTAAAGCGCTTCAACCCTGAAATGGGCGTGCGCCTGGTGTCGTTTGCCGTGCACTGGATCAAGGCGGAAATCCACGAGTTCATCCTGCGCAACTGGCGCATCGTGAAAGTGGCGACCACCAAGGCCCAGCGCAAGCTGTTCTTCAACCTGCGCAGCCAGAAAAAACGCCTGGCGTGGCTGAACAACGAGGAAGTCCACCGCGTGGCCGAAAGCCTCGGCGTGGAGCCCCGTGAAGTGCGCGAGATGGAAAGCCGCCTGACCGGCCATGACATGGCCTTCGACCCAGCCGCCGAAGCGGATGACGACAGTGCTTTCCAATCGCCGGCCAACTACCTGGAAGACCACCGGTACGACCCGGCGCGTCAACTGGAAGACGCCGACTGGAGCGACAACTCCAACCACAACCTGCACGAAGCGTTGGAAGTACTGGACGACCGCAGCCGTGACATCCTTTACCAGCGCTGGCTGGCGGAAGAGAAAGCCACGCTGCACGACCTGGCGCAGAAGTACAACGTGTCGGCCGAGCGGATTCGTCAGCTTGAGAAAAGCGCGATGAACAAGCTGAAGTTGTCGATCGCCGCCTAA
- a CDS encoding TetR/AcrR family transcriptional regulator, translating to MAPRVKTSERIVQTSLELFNQQGERSVSTNHIAAHMEISPGNLYYHFPNKQAIIAVLFREYEALVDSFLRPPQGRTMVVEDKRFYLQAVLAGMWRYRFLHRDLEHLLESDPELATGYRRFSQRCLIQGGAIYQGFVDAGILNMDPVQTEALTLNAWIILTSWVRFLCTTNEKSTHLSAEAIKRGVYQVLVLEAGFVTPQAKEAVDALFKEFYVPLNQALEEVK from the coding sequence ATGGCACCACGAGTAAAGACCAGCGAGCGCATTGTGCAAACCAGCCTGGAGCTTTTTAACCAGCAGGGCGAGCGCAGTGTCAGCACCAACCACATTGCCGCCCACATGGAAATTTCCCCGGGTAACCTGTACTACCACTTCCCCAACAAGCAGGCGATCATCGCCGTGCTGTTTCGCGAATATGAAGCGTTGGTGGACAGTTTCCTGCGCCCGCCCCAGGGGCGCACGATGGTGGTGGAAGACAAGCGCTTTTATCTGCAGGCCGTGCTGGCGGGCATGTGGCGTTATCGTTTCCTGCACCGCGATCTTGAACATTTACTCGAAAGCGACCCGGAACTGGCCACTGGCTACCGGCGGTTTTCCCAGCGTTGCCTGATCCAGGGTGGTGCTATCTACCAGGGGTTTGTCGACGCAGGCATTCTCAATATGGACCCGGTGCAAACCGAGGCCCTGACCCTGAACGCCTGGATCATCCTGACCTCGTGGGTGCGATTCCTGTGCACCACCAATGAGAAATCCACCCACCTGAGCGCCGAAGCGATCAAGCGCGGGGTGTACCAGGTGCTGGTGCTGGAGGCGGGGTTTGTCACGCCCCAGGCCAAAGAGGCGGTGGACGCCTTGTTCAAAGAGTTTTACGTGCCGTTGAACCAGGCACTGGAAGAAGTGAAGTAG
- the rsmD gene encoding 16S rRNA (guanine(966)-N(2))-methyltransferase RsmD — MASSSRPKKPVHNVHNGVGQLRIIGGEWGSRKLSFPDVVGLRPTPDRVRETLFNWLAPYIGGAKVLDPFAGSGALFLEALSRGAAQGQALDASNVAVSSLKEHLGTLRCTTGQVQTADALRYLETQAATEYDVVFLDPPFNQNLLPTVCALLEERQWLAPDAWVYTESETAPSTLGLPGSWRLHREQKSGRVYYALWHRLIENAA; from the coding sequence ATGGCCAGTTCATCTCGCCCGAAAAAACCTGTCCACAACGTACATAACGGTGTGGGCCAACTGCGCATCATTGGCGGTGAATGGGGCAGCCGCAAGCTGAGCTTCCCCGACGTCGTCGGCCTGCGCCCGACGCCGGACCGCGTGCGTGAAACCCTGTTCAACTGGCTCGCGCCATATATCGGCGGGGCCAAGGTGCTCGATCCGTTCGCCGGCAGTGGCGCGTTGTTCCTGGAGGCGCTGTCCCGTGGTGCCGCCCAGGGCCAGGCGCTTGATGCCAGTAATGTGGCAGTGTCCAGCCTCAAGGAGCACCTGGGCACGCTGCGCTGCACTACCGGCCAGGTGCAGACGGCTGACGCGCTGCGCTATCTGGAAACCCAGGCAGCCACGGAATATGACGTGGTGTTTCTCGACCCGCCGTTCAACCAGAACCTGCTGCCGACCGTGTGCGCATTGCTGGAAGAACGTCAGTGGTTGGCGCCGGATGCCTGGGTCTACACTGAAAGCGAGACCGCGCCGTCCACTCTCGGCCTGCCGGGCAGCTGGCGCCTGCACCGGGAGCAGAAATCCGGGCGGGTGTATTACGCACTGTGGCACCGGTTGATCGAAAACGCCGCTTAA
- a CDS encoding M16 family metallopeptidase, which produces MSNRKSSRLILPGLIAVTLVAASAVYFLRPSESVASQALDKAQSASTLQSLAELDGKAPTNRKLDVQTWTTAEGAKVLFVEAHELPMFDMRILFAAGSSQDGDTPGLALMTNAMLNEGVPGKNVSQIASGFEGLGADFGNGAYRDMALVSLRSLSDSDKREAALTLFDQVIGQPTFPADSLARIKNQILAGFEYQKQNPGKLASIELFKRLYGDHPYAHPSEGTSESVPKITLAQLQAFHAKAYAAGNAVIAVVGDLTRPEAEAMTAKVSASLPKGPAMAKIAQPTEPKPGLSRIEFPSKQTHLLFAQLGIDRADPDYAALSLGNQILGGGGFGTRLMSEVREKRGLTYGVYSGFSPMQVRGPFMINLQTRAEMSGGTLRLVEDVLADYLKTGPTQKELDDAKRELAGSFPLSTASNADIVGQLGAMGFYNLPLNYLEDFMKQSQALTVEQVKAAMNKHLSADKMVIVTAGPTIAQKPLPPPTDKPAEQPLGVPEH; this is translated from the coding sequence ATGAGTAATCGTAAAAGCAGCCGCCTGATCCTGCCCGGCCTGATCGCTGTCACCCTGGTCGCGGCCAGTGCCGTGTATTTCCTGCGCCCGAGCGAGTCGGTCGCCAGCCAGGCCCTGGACAAGGCCCAATCGGCCAGCACCCTGCAATCCCTGGCAGAGCTGGACGGCAAGGCTCCGACCAACCGCAAGCTCGATGTACAGACCTGGACCACCGCCGAAGGCGCCAAGGTGCTGTTCGTCGAAGCCCATGAATTGCCGATGTTCGACATGCGCATCCTGTTCGCTGCCGGCAGCAGCCAGGATGGCGATACACCGGGCCTGGCATTGATGACCAATGCTATGCTCAACGAAGGCGTGCCGGGCAAGAATGTCAGCCAGATCGCCAGTGGTTTTGAGGGCCTGGGTGCCGACTTCGGCAATGGCGCCTACCGCGACATGGCGCTGGTTTCTCTGCGCAGCCTGAGCGACAGCGATAAGCGCGAAGCAGCCCTGACACTGTTTGACCAAGTGATCGGCCAGCCGACGTTCCCGGCGGACTCCCTGGCACGGATCAAGAACCAGATCCTGGCCGGTTTCGAGTACCAGAAGCAGAACCCCGGCAAACTGGCGAGCATTGAGCTGTTCAAGCGCCTGTACGGCGACCACCCTTATGCGCACCCAAGCGAAGGCACCTCCGAGAGCGTGCCGAAGATTACCTTGGCGCAGTTGCAGGCGTTTCACGCCAAAGCCTATGCGGCCGGTAATGCGGTGATTGCGGTGGTGGGCGATCTGACCCGCCCTGAAGCCGAGGCCATGACGGCCAAGGTTTCTGCGTCGCTACCCAAAGGCCCGGCCATGGCGAAGATTGCCCAGCCGACCGAGCCAAAACCCGGCCTGAGCCGCATCGAGTTCCCATCCAAGCAGACCCACTTGCTGTTCGCACAACTGGGTATCGACCGCGCCGACCCGGACTACGCTGCCTTATCCCTGGGCAACCAGATCCTCGGTGGCGGCGGCTTCGGCACCCGCTTGATGAGTGAAGTGCGTGAGAAGCGTGGCCTGACCTACGGTGTGTACTCCGGTTTCTCACCGATGCAGGTGCGCGGCCCGTTCATGATCAACCTGCAGACCCGCGCCGAAATGAGCGGTGGCACCCTGCGCCTGGTTGAAGACGTGCTGGCTGACTATCTCAAGACCGGCCCGACGCAAAAAGAACTGGATGACGCCAAGCGCGAACTGGCTGGCAGCTTCCCGCTGTCCACCGCGAGCAATGCCGATATCGTCGGGCAGTTGGGCGCCATGGGTTTCTACAACCTGCCGCTGAACTATCTGGAAGATTTCATGAAACAATCCCAGGCCCTGACCGTAGAGCAGGTCAAGGCAGCCATGAACAAACACTTGAGCGCCGATAAGATGGTCATCGTGACCGCCGGCCCGACGATTGCGCAAAAGCCACTACCGCCCCCCACTGATAAACCTGCCGAGCAGCCGCTCGGGGTTCCGGAGCATTAA
- the ftsX gene encoding permease-like cell division protein FtsX, whose translation MSATRSPKVSERVAPKPADPQPPKKKRDEDDGPDFGTLLHAWIESHRASLVDSLRRLGKQPIGSFFTCLVMAVALSLPMGLSLLLNNVERLGGSWQRAAQISLYLNLDASSKDGEALRDDIKNIPGVAEAEYISRDQALEEFQQQSGLGEALKELPQNPLPGVVLVTPNEVDKPALEALRQKLAEMPKVQQAQLDLVWVERLAAILKLGDRFVFGLTVLLVSALLLVIGNTIRLHIENRRTEIEVIKLVGGTDSYVRRPFLYMGALYGLGAGVLSWGVLAFGLDWLNDAVVGLAGLYGSDFALAGVPVADGLSLLLGAVLLGYIGAWIAVARHLRELAPK comes from the coding sequence ATGAGTGCCACTCGCAGCCCTAAAGTGTCCGAACGCGTGGCGCCGAAACCGGCCGACCCGCAGCCACCGAAGAAAAAGCGCGACGAAGACGACGGTCCTGACTTCGGCACCTTGCTGCATGCCTGGATCGAAAGCCATCGGGCCAGCCTGGTCGACAGCCTGCGCCGCCTGGGCAAGCAGCCGATCGGCAGCTTTTTCACCTGCCTGGTGATGGCCGTGGCGCTGAGCCTGCCGATGGGCTTGTCGCTGCTGCTTAATAATGTGGAGCGCCTGGGCGGTTCCTGGCAGCGTGCGGCGCAGATTTCGCTGTACCTGAACCTGGACGCCAGCAGCAAGGACGGCGAAGCACTGCGCGACGACATCAAGAACATCCCGGGCGTTGCCGAGGCCGAGTACATCAGCCGCGACCAGGCCCTTGAAGAGTTCCAACAGCAATCCGGCCTGGGCGAGGCGCTCAAGGAGCTGCCGCAGAACCCATTGCCTGGCGTGGTGCTGGTGACGCCGAACGAAGTCGATAAGCCGGCCCTGGAGGCCCTGCGACAAAAACTCGCAGAGATGCCGAAGGTGCAACAGGCGCAACTTGATCTAGTCTGGGTAGAGCGCCTGGCCGCGATCCTCAAGCTGGGCGACCGCTTTGTGTTCGGTTTGACGGTGTTGTTGGTGTCTGCATTACTTTTGGTGATAGGTAATACCATTCGTCTTCATATTGAAAACCGTCGCACCGAGATAGAAGTGATTAAACTGGTCGGAGGCACGGACAGCTATGTGCGTCGTCCTTTTCTGTACATGGGCGCGCTGTATGGCTTGGGTGCAGGAGTTTTGTCCTGGGGCGTACTGGCGTTTGGCCTTGACTGGCTGAACGACGCGGTGGTTGGGCTGGCCGGTTTGTATGGCAGTGATTTTGCCCTGGCTGGGGTGCCGGTTGCCGATGGTCTTAGTCTCTTGCTTGGCGCCGTCCTGTTGGGGTATATCGGTGCCTGGATTGCGGTAGCACGGCATTTACGTGAACTGGCGCCGAAGTAG
- a CDS encoding M16 family metallopeptidase, producing the protein MNALARRAAGLLLSTVCLPLSALAADPQPTHEFTLDNGLKVVVREDHRAPVVVSQVWYKVGSSYETPGQTGLSHALEHMMFKGSAKVGPGEASLILRDLGAEENAFTSDDYTAYYQVLARDRLGVAFELEADRMASLRLPADEFSREIEVIKEERRLRTDDNPMSKAYERFKAMAFPASGYHTPTIGWMADLDRMKVEELRHWYQSWYVPNNATLVVVGDVTPDEVKNLAQRYFGPIPKRDVPPAKIPMELPEPGERLLTLHVQTQLPSVFLGFNVPGLATAEDKRSVQALRLISALLDGGYSARISEQLERGEELVSAASTNYDAYTRGDTLFMLSATPNQQKKKTVAQAEAGLWRLLDELKAKPPTAEELERIRAQVIAGLVYQRDSITSQATAIGSLETVGLSWKLMDSELADLQSVTPEDIQKAARTYFTHERLSVAHVLPEESAHE; encoded by the coding sequence ATGAATGCTCTAGCCCGCCGCGCCGCAGGCCTGCTGCTCAGCACAGTTTGTCTGCCCCTCTCAGCCTTGGCTGCCGACCCACAACCCACCCATGAATTCACTCTGGATAACGGCCTTAAAGTGGTCGTGCGCGAAGACCATCGCGCACCAGTGGTGGTTTCCCAGGTCTGGTACAAGGTTGGTTCAAGCTATGAAACCCCGGGCCAGACCGGTTTGTCCCACGCCCTGGAACACATGATGTTCAAGGGCAGCGCCAAGGTTGGCCCCGGCGAAGCCTCGCTGATCCTGCGTGACCTGGGCGCCGAAGAAAACGCGTTCACCAGCGATGACTACACCGCCTATTACCAGGTGCTGGCCCGCGACCGCCTGGGCGTGGCCTTCGAACTGGAAGCCGACCGCATGGCCAGCCTGCGCCTGCCTGCCGACGAGTTCAGCCGCGAAATCGAGGTCATCAAGGAAGAACGCCGCCTGCGCACCGACGACAACCCGATGTCCAAGGCCTACGAGCGTTTCAAGGCCATGGCCTTCCCCGCCAGCGGCTACCACACGCCGACCATCGGCTGGATGGCTGACCTGGACCGCATGAAGGTCGAGGAGCTGCGCCACTGGTACCAATCCTGGTATGTACCGAACAACGCCACCCTGGTGGTGGTCGGCGACGTGACCCCGGACGAAGTGAAAAACCTGGCCCAGCGTTACTTCGGCCCGATCCCCAAGCGTGACGTGCCACCGGCGAAGATCCCAATGGAGCTGCCCGAGCCTGGCGAGCGCCTGCTGACCCTGCACGTGCAGACCCAACTGCCGAGTGTATTCCTGGGTTTCAACGTACCTGGCCTTGCCACTGCCGAAGACAAACGCTCGGTGCAAGCCCTGCGCCTGATCTCGGCCCTGCTGGACGGCGGCTACAGCGCGCGCATCTCCGAACAACTGGAGCGTGGCGAGGAGCTGGTGTCTGCCGCTTCCACCAACTACGACGCCTATACCCGTGGCGATACGCTGTTCATGCTGTCGGCCACACCCAACCAGCAGAAGAAAAAGACCGTAGCCCAAGCCGAAGCCGGCCTGTGGCGCCTGCTTGATGAGTTGAAAGCCAAGCCGCCGACTGCCGAAGAACTGGAACGGATCCGTGCCCAGGTGATTGCCGGCCTGGTATACCAGCGCGACTCCATTACCAGCCAGGCCACGGCCATCGGCTCCCTGGAAACCGTCGGCCTGTCCTGGAAGCTGATGGACAGCGAGTTGGCCGATCTGCAAAGCGTCACGCCGGAAGATATCCAGAAAGCTGCCCGCACCTATTTCACCCACGAACGTCTGAGCGTCGCCCATGTTTTGCCTGAGGAGAGCGCTCATGAGTAA
- the ftsE gene encoding cell division ATP-binding protein FtsE — protein MIRFEQVGKRYANGHVGLHELSFRVRRGEFLFVTGHSGAGKSTLLRLLLAMERPTTGKLLLAGQDLATISNAQIPFLRRQIGVVFQNHQLLFDRTVFNNVALPLQILGLSKAEIVKRVDSALERVALSDKTDLFPGDLSTGQQQRVGIARAIVHRPALLLADEPTGNLDPRLAAEIMGVFEDINRLGTSVLIASHDLALIARMRHRMLTLQRGRLIGDGEAGV, from the coding sequence ATGATTCGATTCGAACAGGTCGGTAAACGCTATGCCAACGGGCATGTGGGCTTGCATGAGCTGAGCTTTCGCGTGCGTCGCGGCGAATTCCTGTTTGTCACCGGCCATTCCGGCGCTGGCAAAAGTACGCTGTTGCGCCTGTTGCTGGCCATGGAGCGCCCGACCACCGGCAAGTTGCTGCTGGCAGGCCAGGACCTGGCGACCATCAGCAATGCACAGATTCCGTTCCTGCGCCGCCAGATCGGCGTGGTGTTCCAGAACCACCAGTTGCTGTTCGACCGCACGGTCTTCAACAATGTGGCCTTGCCGTTGCAGATACTCGGGCTGTCCAAGGCCGAGATCGTCAAGCGTGTGGACTCGGCCCTGGAGCGCGTAGCCTTGTCGGACAAGACCGATCTCTTCCCTGGCGACTTGTCCACCGGCCAGCAACAACGCGTCGGTATTGCTCGCGCCATCGTCCACCGTCCGGCCTTGTTGCTGGCGGACGAACCTACCGGTAACCTCGACCCGCGCCTGGCGGCCGAGATCATGGGCGTGTTCGAAGACATCAACCGCCTGGGCACCAGCGTACTGATCGCCAGCCACGACCTGGCCCTGATTGCCCGCATGCGCCATCGCATGCTGACCCTGCAACGCGGTCGCCTGATTGGTGACGGGGAGGCCGGCGTATGA
- a CDS encoding hydrolase produces the protein MTPSSDLFKPAFGLGNPHLQTLWGPLWRPTTHIERQRERLWLEDGDFLDLDWHGPHDAQVPLVLVLHGLTGSSNSPYVAGLQKALAAQGWASVALNWRGCSGEPNLLARSYHSGASEDLAAAIAHLRAKRPLAPLYAVGYSLGANVLLKHLGETGMASQLQGAAAVSVPFRLDQCADRIGLGFSRIYQKHFMREMLAYIRVKQRQFLQDGREEGLETLKALGSLEKMRTFWDFDGRVTAPLHGFLSAEDYYRRASSRYYLGDIRTPTLIIQAADDPFVFAHSLPEASELSECTEFELLAKGGHVGFVEGSLKRPGYYLERRIPQWLLAQHG, from the coding sequence ATGACACCCTCTTCCGACTTGTTCAAACCCGCCTTCGGCCTCGGCAATCCTCACCTGCAAACATTGTGGGGGCCGCTGTGGCGCCCGACGACCCACATCGAGCGCCAGCGCGAACGCCTGTGGCTGGAAGACGGCGACTTCCTCGACCTCGACTGGCACGGCCCCCACGATGCACAGGTACCGTTGGTGCTGGTGTTGCATGGCCTCACCGGTTCGTCCAACTCACCCTACGTGGCCGGCCTGCAAAAAGCCCTTGCCGCCCAAGGCTGGGCCAGCGTCGCATTGAACTGGCGGGGCTGCTCCGGCGAGCCGAACCTGCTTGCCCGCAGCTATCACTCCGGTGCCAGCGAAGACCTGGCGGCGGCGATTGCCCATCTGCGCGCCAAGCGGCCGCTGGCACCCTTGTATGCCGTGGGATATTCACTGGGCGCAAATGTGCTGCTCAAGCACCTGGGGGAAACCGGCATGGCTTCGCAGCTGCAAGGCGCGGCGGCGGTGTCGGTGCCATTTCGCCTCGATCAGTGCGCTGACCGCATCGGGCTGGGGTTTTCGCGGATCTATCAGAAACACTTCATGCGCGAGATGCTGGCGTATATCCGCGTCAAGCAGCGCCAGTTTTTGCAGGATGGCCGTGAGGAAGGGCTCGAAACCCTGAAAGCATTGGGCTCCCTGGAAAAAATGCGCACGTTCTGGGACTTCGACGGGCGGGTGACGGCGCCGTTGCATGGTTTTCTGAGTGCTGAGGATTACTATCGCCGCGCCTCCAGTCGCTACTACCTGGGCGATATCCGCACACCAACGCTGATCATCCAGGCGGCCGATGATCCGTTTGTGTTTGCTCATAGCCTCCCCGAGGCGAGTGAACTCTCGGAGTGCACCGAGTTTGAATTGCTGGCAAAGGGTGGGCACGTGGGGTTCGTGGAGGGCTCGCTGAAACGCCCAGGCTATTACCTGGAACGCCGCATCCCACAATGGCTACTGGCACAACATGGATAA
- a CDS encoding sulfurtransferase yields the protein MPLAQLISPQQLAERQKSAGLVILDCRFALEDPDYGLCSYAEGHIEGAQYADLERHLSGPVTKGVTGRHPLPAADTFAKQLRAWGISADTDVVLYDDGPGAYAARAWWLLAWLGKREGVFILDGGLKARHVAGFPLSLDAPVIEPGTFAGTPDHRLVLDAEHLHKRLGRPGLTLIDARAQPRFRGEVEPIDPIAGHIPGAQCAAFTENLGSDGRFLPAEQLKQRFAAQLQGRPPEELVAYCGSGVTACHNLFALALAGYPLGKLYAGSWSEWITDPAREIATGD from the coding sequence ATGCCGCTTGCCCAACTGATCAGCCCCCAGCAATTGGCCGAGCGCCAGAAGTCGGCCGGGCTGGTGATCCTGGATTGCCGCTTTGCCCTGGAGGACCCGGACTACGGGCTGTGCAGTTACGCCGAAGGGCATATCGAGGGGGCTCAATACGCCGACCTGGAGCGCCACCTCAGCGGCCCGGTAACCAAGGGCGTGACGGGTCGTCATCCTTTGCCAGCAGCAGACACGTTCGCCAAGCAGCTACGGGCCTGGGGCATCAGTGCCGACACCGATGTGGTGCTATATGACGATGGCCCAGGCGCCTATGCGGCCCGTGCCTGGTGGCTGTTGGCCTGGCTGGGCAAGCGGGAGGGCGTGTTTATTCTCGACGGTGGCCTCAAGGCCCGGCATGTCGCTGGTTTCCCCTTGAGCCTGGATGCACCGGTGATTGAGCCAGGCACCTTTGCCGGAACGCCGGATCACCGGTTGGTGCTGGATGCCGAGCACTTGCACAAGCGCCTGGGTCGACCTGGCTTGACTCTGATCGACGCCCGCGCCCAGCCGCGCTTTCGTGGAGAGGTTGAACCCATCGATCCGATTGCCGGGCACATCCCTGGCGCGCAGTGCGCGGCATTCACTGAAAACCTGGGCAGTGACGGGCGCTTCCTGCCGGCCGAGCAGCTCAAGCAACGCTTTGCTGCGCAGTTGCAGGGGCGCCCGCCGGAGGAGTTGGTGGCGTACTGCGGTTCGGGGGTGACGGCATGCCATAACCTGTTTGCCCTGGCGTTGGCGGGGTATCCGTTGGGCAAGTTATATGCGGGGTCGTGGAGTGAGTGGATTACGGATCCGGCGCGGGAAATTGCAACAGGCGACTGA